From a region of the Pseudanabaena sp. ABRG5-3 genome:
- a CDS encoding AbrB family transcriptional regulator: MAKVKQPVQLSGEALLQKVKELEHLSKEEKAKACGYATITKNNQARVNLMKFYNALMEADGVELEAKGSGKGGRSASYRVSVQKNGNLLIGSAYTQLMGLKAGDELEIRLGRKHIHLRQVGADDEE; encoded by the coding sequence ATGGCAAAAGTTAAGCAACCTGTCCAACTCTCTGGCGAAGCATTACTACAAAAAGTCAAAGAACTAGAGCATCTGTCAAAAGAAGAAAAAGCTAAAGCCTGCGGATACGCAACCATCACTAAAAACAATCAAGCTCGCGTTAACTTGATGAAATTTTATAATGCTTTGATGGAAGCAGATGGGGTTGAGCTTGAAGCTAAAGGTAGTGGCAAAGGTGGACGTAGTGCTAGTTACCGCGTTAGTGTACAGAAAAATGGCAACCTACTAATTGGCTCAGCTTATACACAACTGATGGGTTTAAAAGCTGGTGACGAGTTAGAAATTCGTCTTGGTCGTAAACATATTCACCTACGTCAAGTTGGTGCTGACGACGAAGAATAA
- a CDS encoding AAA family ATPase, with translation MIPQKLRLKNFLSYQQLALDFSGLHVACICGANGAGKSSLLEAISWALWGISRAASEDDVIHVGSKETQVDFTFIAGGEVYRVIRTRSRNSSTSLEFQVQSEGKFKSLTERKVRSTQQTIIAHLKMDYETFVNSAYLRQGRADEFMLKRPSDRKQILADMLALSQYDELAERAKDIARTSKAESAVLENLLLHLREQIQAGEEIAPQLEALRSQLTDLQVWESRDRARLQVVEDLQKQYQHVSQQLTWQQQQHNSITGNLAQGSRQLTNLQKQLQQLEASLAQRSQILQDYERYQLLSTQESELECKLQKYQQLSDRRGEFSHKLTSLQSELKGQLRHYQAQLESLVQQETELKVILNRGSEIEAAIAELHKARAVLQEFDRLHAQSTPLIHRHQVLKHQLEREQTKLSAKLEELIAKREQLYLQVKNHDQLLINAQELDRQIESLQKKQVYQQRVHEKGLERRDFLERLKTRLADSEAAFHKLESKMRQLTVPNAPCPLCDRPLDADHWQLVQKKHKQESRDLQADIWVVKEQQAASNCEIEVLREEYRVLKKELAPLNDLIQRKGTLQERLKAIAEAKQRLGQIDLEIAALNDCLQNQNYMREAWEEMELIDKNIHKFAYDEKNHALARGDVERWRWAEVKQSELKNAQRQADNLSQKIPDLQTKINQLQERLTKNLIDLEVQHELEQCDRALTQLGYDPDYHQQLRAQKQELTPSLLRYQDLTRAEQEYPELQQQVNHLQQAQNTHQQELQTITTQISELQAQVQALQGDHAQEINALRQNLQNWRSQMDILLAQIGSLQQAQQQLEQSRQREQETLAQIELARHRQRIHTELHQAFGKNGIQALMLENVLPQIEVEANQILAQLSDRQLNVRFITQKSGKKSDRIIETLDIEIADTKGTRPYETYSGGEAFRINFAVRLALSRVLAQRKGSTLQTLIIDEGFGSQDQLGCDRLVSAINAIAPDFECILVITHMPQMKEAFNTLIEVSKNDEGSTVQLVG, from the coding sequence ATGATCCCTCAGAAATTAAGATTAAAAAATTTCTTGAGCTATCAACAATTAGCCTTAGATTTTAGTGGGCTACATGTTGCTTGTATTTGTGGCGCAAATGGAGCGGGGAAATCCTCATTATTAGAAGCAATTTCTTGGGCTTTGTGGGGAATAAGTAGAGCAGCGAGTGAAGATGATGTCATTCATGTTGGTTCCAAAGAAACTCAAGTGGATTTCACTTTTATCGCAGGTGGTGAAGTCTATCGGGTGATCAGAACGCGATCGCGCAATAGTTCAACCTCTCTAGAATTTCAGGTGCAGAGTGAAGGAAAATTTAAATCCCTCACCGAGCGCAAGGTGCGATCAACCCAGCAGACCATCATTGCGCACCTAAAGATGGATTATGAAACCTTTGTTAATTCGGCATATTTACGTCAAGGTCGTGCTGATGAATTTATGCTGAAGCGTCCGAGTGATCGCAAACAGATTCTGGCGGATATGCTGGCTTTGTCGCAGTATGACGAGTTGGCGGAACGGGCCAAGGATATTGCAAGGACTAGCAAGGCAGAATCGGCGGTTTTAGAGAATTTATTGTTACATTTACGGGAGCAGATTCAAGCGGGCGAAGAGATTGCACCGCAGTTAGAAGCTTTGCGATCGCAGTTAACGGATTTGCAAGTATGGGAAAGTCGCGATCGCGCCCGATTGCAAGTTGTGGAAGATTTACAAAAGCAATATCAACATGTATCGCAGCAATTAACTTGGCAGCAGCAACAACATAATTCAATTACAGGAAATCTTGCTCAAGGCTCACGACAACTAACGAACCTACAAAAGCAATTACAGCAATTAGAGGCTAGCCTCGCCCAGCGATCGCAAATTTTGCAAGATTATGAACGTTATCAATTGCTATCTACGCAGGAGTCTGAACTAGAATGCAAGTTGCAAAAATATCAACAACTTAGTGATCGTCGAGGAGAATTTAGTCATAAGCTTACGAGCTTGCAAAGCGAACTCAAGGGGCAATTACGCCATTATCAAGCGCAGTTAGAGTCATTGGTACAGCAGGAAACTGAGTTAAAGGTCATTCTCAATCGAGGCTCCGAAATTGAAGCAGCGATCGCCGAATTACACAAGGCAAGGGCAGTCTTGCAGGAATTTGATCGTCTCCATGCGCAATCTACCCCGCTAATTCATCGTCATCAGGTCTTGAAGCATCAATTGGAACGAGAGCAAACTAAACTCTCGGCAAAACTCGAAGAACTAATTGCCAAAAGAGAACAGTTGTATTTGCAAGTAAAGAATCACGATCAATTGCTGATCAATGCTCAAGAGCTAGATCGCCAGATTGAATCATTACAAAAAAAACAAGTTTATCAACAGCGTGTCCATGAAAAGGGGTTAGAAAGGCGAGATTTTTTGGAAAGATTAAAAACAAGATTGGCAGATAGTGAAGCGGCTTTTCATAAATTAGAATCGAAAATGCGGCAGCTAACTGTGCCAAATGCGCCTTGTCCACTGTGCGATCGCCCCCTCGATGCCGACCATTGGCAATTAGTCCAGAAAAAACACAAACAGGAATCTCGCGACCTGCAAGCAGATATTTGGGTGGTGAAAGAACAACAGGCTGCCTCTAATTGTGAAATTGAAGTATTGCGAGAAGAATATCGTGTTTTAAAAAAGGAGCTTGCACCGCTTAATGATTTGATTCAGCGTAAGGGAACTTTGCAGGAAAGACTCAAGGCGATCGCCGAGGCAAAGCAAAGGCTAGGGCAGATTGATCTAGAAATTGCGGCATTAAATGATTGCTTACAAAATCAAAACTATATGCGTGAAGCTTGGGAGGAAATGGAACTCATTGATAAAAATATTCATAAATTTGCCTATGATGAAAAAAATCATGCTCTCGCTCGTGGTGATGTGGAACGTTGGCGCTGGGCAGAGGTTAAACAATCGGAATTAAAAAATGCTCAACGTCAAGCGGATAATCTCTCACAGAAAATTCCTGATCTGCAAACCAAAATCAATCAACTACAGGAACGCTTAACTAAAAATCTGATCGATCTAGAAGTGCAACATGAACTCGAACAATGCGATCGCGCTCTCACACAGCTAGGCTACGATCCTGACTACCATCAACAACTTCGCGCTCAAAAACAAGAACTTACGCCATCACTTCTGCGTTATCAAGACCTCACCCGTGCCGAACAGGAATATCCCGAACTCCAGCAACAGGTGAACCATTTGCAACAAGCCCAAAACACCCATCAGCAGGAATTGCAAACTATCACGACACAAATCTCAGAATTACAGGCTCAAGTTCAAGCTTTGCAAGGTGATCATGCTCAGGAAATAAATGCTTTGCGCCAAAATCTGCAAAACTGGCGATCGCAAATGGATATACTCCTCGCCCAAATCGGTAGCCTTCAGCAAGCCCAACAACAACTAGAACAAAGTCGCCAACGGGAACAGGAAACCCTCGCTCAAATTGAACTAGCCCGTCATCGTCAACGTATTCACACCGAGTTACATCAAGCCTTTGGTAAAAATGGCATTCAAGCACTGATGCTCGAAAATGTCTTACCCCAAATCGAAGTGGAAGCCAATCAAATTCTCGCCCAACTTAGCGATCGCCAATTAAATGTCCGCTTCATTACCCAAAAATCTGGCAAAAAAAGCGATCGCATTATCGAAACTCTCGATATTGAAATAGCTGATACCAAAGGAACAAGACCCTACGAAACCTATTCAGGTGGTGAAGCCTTCAGAATTAATTTTGCAGTGCGACTTGCCCTCTCCCGCGTGCTTGCTCAGCGCAAAGGCAGCACTCTCCAAACCCTAATTATTGATGAAGGCTTTGGCAGTCAAGACCAATTAGGATGCGATCGCCTTGTCAGTGCCATTAATGCGATCGCGCCAGATTTTGAATGTATTCTTGTAATTACTCATATGCCCCAAATGAAGGAAGCATTTAATACACTCATCGAAGTATCTAAAAATGATGAAGGCTCAACCGTTCAATTAGTGGGATGA
- a CDS encoding PAS domain-containing protein: protein MNLSPLFPLISRLTNSIFKGKLTFKNLLAFLLFSTLGYLGNYLRLPLFFGVDLLFGSIFALIATYLYGIRMGAIVSAIASVHTYFLWGQPYAAILLFLEIVWVGIGLNHQNKNKRPQNMVLLVLSYWLCLGTPLCFLSYYFFLKFGVSSIILVVLKQVINGAFNALIANLCLEYLPIRQWFQHHPRDRNYPSIQQMLFHLLLAFVFFPLLITATLNGYQAVHYIDNEIHNQLQVSTTSLASDLKVWHQSNLRTLAELATLAGADKNWEQLQSSTLALGKVTPSLLSIYITDAQSNVISAFPMISNTERASLSTYIASEDIFQEARSTLRPVFSKIHKSDNNSGVNHIDVALPVLKNNVFNGIVIGTLDIDQINDTLTKNVLVRHVEAFLIDRNKIIIASSSPSLTVGSVFNIDQGGETFAFKGNQVQWFPQMKGAAIMTRWRKSYYIQQDAIDPQNPWTLVVRLSPVSYIDILENLYTYILAIVLTIVLLATSVANSLSQRLVKPIAKLMRLTSDLQQNLSGESNFIWNSNSFAEIDTLGYNFQVMAIALRDKFREIQQANLNLENRVQERTEELLKSELRLKQITDVIPSAVYQFHRDINGNYSAPFMSRGVYNIYEITVEEAYQDIYQILDLTLPEDRADFVKSIDYSAENLTLWAHKYRIKTPSGEVKWIFGQAQPLLQEDGSLIWHGIITDINDVKQIEIALKNSEERWQLAIQAADDGIWDWDLETGVIFRSARWRTILGLDPNADNEQSMDWIDLIHPDDRDKVLKAHTSYLNREVPRYIMEHRMRHQDGSYRWILTKAVALWDEHGKPLRLVGANSDITERKLASTALEKRESYLAMLVDVQHHLIAESISTQDYANILEILGKVSDFSSIKLFICEEDPSDTFNMDLRDALGTNLHITLYADWYDKGLWKTTVAEQAKFIQTLNTSQWLRRLSQGEIINESLSTISESDQSILTSKGICSILVMPVIVNNSFWGFLSFHDYQSDRLRDYSEVSLLTIAASSLALHLERQQAKMEMLQAMESAQAANRAKSEFLATMSHEIRTPMNAVIGMASLLLDTDLSSEQQEFAEIIRSSGDNLLTIISDILDFSKIESGRFSLDIHPFNLRHCIEESLELLSAYALSKELELVYCMSAEVPEWISGDITRLRQILVNLLSNAIKFTHKGSVSVRVSIQQVDDSKNNSNLESSCQLLFTIRDTGIGIPHDRYDRLFKPFSQVDSSTTRQYGGTGLGLAISKHLTNIMGGEISCESEVGVGSTFSFTISTSVAKPESPNPIWEPSLAGQRLLILEDNEIMKEELILFAQVLQMEAITSNSTQQIIDWLQEGQKFDLAIFDACLSGAEASGKISDLGDQSDQSDIVKLIRGQSNLLPIILLTTHHNGSGWKDTDTIVSLNKPIKRSLLYSSLLKLNSRRAQLAVVAKLKDSTIFDPNFANKFPLKILLAEDNIVNQKVATHFLNRLGYRVDVVASGIEVLESIYRQPYDVILMDVHMPEMDGLTATRRIVAESSTQTPWIIALTANAGMGDRDICLNAGMQDYISKPIKVPDLIQALERAFQSKNSS from the coding sequence ATGAATCTTTCTCCATTATTTCCATTAATTTCCAGATTAACCAACAGTATTTTTAAAGGTAAATTGACCTTTAAAAACTTATTGGCATTTTTATTGTTTTCCACTTTGGGGTATTTAGGCAACTATCTACGGCTACCACTATTTTTTGGCGTTGATCTTCTATTTGGTAGCATTTTCGCTTTAATTGCAACTTATCTCTATGGGATAAGAATGGGGGCTATAGTTTCTGCGATCGCCAGCGTTCACACATATTTCCTGTGGGGACAGCCCTATGCTGCAATTTTGCTGTTTTTGGAAATTGTCTGGGTAGGTATCGGACTCAATCATCAGAACAAAAACAAGCGACCTCAGAACATGGTTTTGCTGGTGTTGTCCTATTGGCTATGTTTAGGCACTCCGTTATGTTTTCTCTCATATTACTTTTTTCTGAAGTTTGGGGTTAGCTCGATTATTTTAGTTGTCCTAAAACAAGTAATTAACGGTGCATTTAATGCGCTCATTGCCAATTTATGCCTTGAATATTTGCCCATACGTCAATGGTTTCAGCATCATCCCAGAGATCGCAATTATCCCAGCATTCAGCAAATGCTGTTTCATTTGCTCTTAGCATTTGTATTTTTTCCTCTTCTCATCACAGCAACTTTAAATGGCTACCAAGCCGTACACTATATTGATAATGAAATTCATAACCAATTGCAAGTTAGTACTACCTCTCTGGCATCGGACTTAAAGGTTTGGCATCAAAGTAATTTGCGAACTCTAGCAGAGCTAGCCACATTAGCAGGAGCCGACAAAAATTGGGAACAGTTACAATCTTCTACTCTTGCCTTAGGCAAGGTCACACCATCATTACTGAGTATTTATATCACGGATGCTCAAAGTAATGTTATATCAGCGTTTCCCATGATTTCTAATACAGAAAGAGCCAGTCTTAGTACATATATAGCTAGTGAAGATATTTTTCAAGAGGCTCGTTCCACCCTACGTCCTGTATTTAGCAAAATTCATAAAAGCGATAATAACTCAGGGGTTAACCATATTGATGTGGCTTTACCAGTCCTAAAAAATAATGTCTTCAATGGTATCGTCATTGGCACATTAGACATTGATCAGATTAATGATACGTTAACCAAAAATGTTCTAGTCAGACATGTTGAAGCATTTCTAATTGATCGCAATAAAATAATAATTGCTAGTTCTTCGCCGAGTCTAACAGTAGGGAGTGTTTTTAATATAGATCAAGGAGGTGAAACCTTTGCTTTTAAGGGCAATCAGGTGCAATGGTTTCCACAGATGAAAGGTGCGGCGATCATGACCCGATGGCGCAAATCCTACTATATTCAACAAGATGCTATTGATCCTCAAAATCCTTGGACTTTAGTTGTCCGTTTGTCTCCTGTTAGCTACATAGATATCCTCGAAAATCTATATACCTATATTTTGGCAATTGTACTGACGATTGTTTTATTAGCAACCTCTGTTGCTAATTCTCTCAGTCAGCGTTTAGTCAAACCGATCGCAAAATTGATGCGGCTTACCAGCGATCTACAACAAAATCTCTCTGGTGAGTCTAATTTTATCTGGAATTCCAACAGTTTTGCGGAAATCGATACACTAGGTTATAACTTTCAAGTCATGGCGATCGCCTTACGTGACAAGTTCCGCGAAATTCAACAAGCCAATCTCAATCTCGAAAACAGAGTCCAAGAACGTACTGAAGAACTTCTTAAAAGCGAGCTTAGGCTCAAGCAAATTACTGATGTCATCCCAAGTGCTGTGTATCAGTTTCACCGTGATATCAATGGTAATTACTCCGCCCCATTTATGAGCCGAGGTGTTTATAATATATATGAAATTACGGTAGAAGAAGCATATCAAGATATCTATCAAATCCTTGATCTTACTCTTCCTGAAGACCGAGCAGACTTTGTCAAATCAATTGACTATTCAGCAGAGAACTTGACCCTCTGGGCACATAAATATCGCATTAAAACCCCAAGCGGTGAAGTTAAGTGGATATTTGGTCAGGCGCAACCATTATTGCAAGAGGATGGCAGCCTTATCTGGCATGGGATTATTACCGATATTAATGATGTCAAACAGATAGAAATAGCTTTAAAAAATAGTGAAGAAAGATGGCAATTAGCGATTCAAGCTGCTGATGACGGGATTTGGGATTGGGATCTAGAAACAGGGGTAATATTTCGCTCAGCACGCTGGCGCACAATCTTAGGTTTAGATCCCAATGCTGACAATGAGCAATCAATGGATTGGATAGATCTAATTCATCCTGATGATCGTGATAAGGTCTTAAAAGCCCACACTAGTTATCTCAATCGTGAAGTTCCACGCTATATCATGGAACATCGCATGAGACATCAAGATGGAAGTTATCGGTGGATCTTAACGAAGGCTGTGGCTCTGTGGGATGAGCATGGAAAACCTCTACGTTTAGTCGGAGCAAACAGCGATATTACTGAGCGCAAACTAGCGAGTACTGCTTTAGAAAAACGAGAAAGCTATCTTGCGATGCTGGTAGATGTCCAGCACCATCTCATTGCCGAAAGTATCAGCACTCAAGACTATGCAAATATTTTAGAAATATTAGGGAAGGTTTCCGATTTCTCAAGTATCAAACTCTTCATCTGCGAAGAAGATCCTAGCGATACTTTTAATATGGATCTGAGAGATGCTCTTGGTACTAATTTACATATCACTTTATATGCCGATTGGTATGACAAAGGATTATGGAAGACCACAGTTGCAGAGCAAGCAAAATTTATTCAAACTCTGAATACCTCTCAATGGTTACGCCGACTTTCACAAGGGGAAATTATTAATGAGTCATTGTCTACGATCTCCGAATCTGACCAATCGATTTTGACATCTAAAGGAATTTGCTCAATTTTAGTGATGCCAGTGATTGTGAATAATAGCTTTTGGGGATTTCTAAGCTTTCATGATTATCAGAGCGATCGCCTGCGTGATTATTCTGAAGTTAGCCTATTAACAATTGCGGCATCTTCCCTAGCACTGCATTTAGAGCGTCAACAGGCAAAAATGGAAATGTTGCAAGCCATGGAATCAGCACAGGCGGCTAACCGAGCTAAGAGCGAGTTTCTTGCCACGATGAGTCATGAAATTCGGACACCAATGAATGCCGTTATTGGAATGGCAAGCTTGCTCTTAGATACCGATCTCAGTTCAGAACAACAGGAATTTGCAGAGATCATCAGATCAAGTGGTGATAACTTGCTCACAATCATTAGCGATATTCTGGACTTCTCTAAGATTGAATCAGGTCGATTTAGTTTAGATATTCATCCTTTTAATTTGCGGCATTGTATCGAAGAATCCCTCGAATTATTATCGGCTTACGCCTTATCGAAAGAACTAGAATTAGTCTATTGTATGTCTGCTGAAGTGCCAGAATGGATTTCAGGAGATATCACACGCCTACGCCAGATCTTAGTTAACTTACTGAGTAATGCGATTAAATTTACCCATAAAGGATCTGTCAGCGTCAGAGTATCAATACAGCAAGTTGATGATTCTAAAAATAATTCTAATTTAGAATCATCATGCCAATTGCTATTTACTATTCGAGATACTGGCATTGGTATTCCCCATGATCGCTATGATCGTCTCTTCAAACCCTTTAGCCAAGTAGACTCTTCTACCACACGTCAATATGGTGGCACAGGACTAGGACTAGCTATTTCCAAGCATTTGACAAACATTATGGGTGGTGAGATATCCTGCGAAAGTGAAGTGGGAGTCGGGTCTACTTTCTCCTTTACTATCTCTACATCTGTCGCAAAGCCTGAGTCGCCTAATCCTATATGGGAGCCAAGTTTGGCAGGGCAACGCTTGTTAATTCTTGAGGATAATGAAATTATGAAAGAGGAGTTAATCTTATTTGCTCAAGTATTACAGATGGAAGCGATCACTTCAAACTCCACTCAACAAATAATCGATTGGTTGCAGGAGGGGCAGAAGTTTGATTTAGCAATTTTTGATGCTTGTCTTTCAGGGGCAGAAGCATCTGGCAAGATTAGCGATCTTGGTGATCAAAGCGATCAATCCGACATTGTCAAATTGATCCGTGGGCAATCAAACTTGCTGCCGATAATTTTATTAACCACTCATCACAATGGCAGTGGCTGGAAAGATACTGACACAATAGTTTCTCTCAACAAACCCATCAAGCGATCGCTACTATATAGTTCTCTACTAAAACTCAATAGTAGACGCGCCCAATTAGCAGTAGTAGCAAAGCTCAAAGATAGTACAATCTTTGATCCAAATTTTGCTAATAAATTTCCTTTGAAGATTTTGCTAGCTGAAGATAATATCGTCAATCAAAAGGTGGCAACTCATTTTCTTAATCGCTTAGGCTATCGCGTTGATGTTGTTGCTAGTGGTATTGAAGTACTAGAGTCTATATATCGTCAACCCTATGATGTGATTCTCATGGATGTCCATATGCCAGAGATGGATGGGTTAACTGCAACTAGACGAATTGTTGCCGAGTCATCTACTCAAACACCTTGGATTATTGCACTTACAGCCAATGCGGGCATGGGCGATCGCGATATATGCCTAAATGCAGGGATGCAGGATTACATCAGTAAACCCATCAAAGTACCAGATTTAATTCAAGCTTTGGAGAGAGCATTCCAAAGTAAAAACAGTTCCTAA
- the psb29 gene encoding photosystem II biogenesis protein Psp29 yields MNTVRTVSNTKKDFYLAFPKPVNSVYRRVIDELLVEVHLLKVNQTFVYDSIFALGLVTTFDRFTVGYKPETDRFAVFHALCSALQFDSDRVRQDATTLSDLATRSPNEVKTLLTNLESGIHLEPLSGQLHTIANKANFKYSRLLGVGLYALLEIVDPEAIADNAKREETLKLVGDILKFGSDRLLKDIDLYRSNLDKIEQARQMIADMVEAERKKRSQKETASNAETTNDAAADSQ; encoded by the coding sequence GTGAATACCGTTCGTACTGTTTCTAATACCAAAAAAGATTTTTACTTAGCTTTCCCAAAGCCAGTCAATTCAGTCTATCGACGGGTTATAGACGAGCTTTTGGTGGAAGTACATTTGCTGAAAGTCAATCAAACATTTGTTTATGACTCAATTTTTGCCTTAGGTTTAGTAACCACTTTTGATCGCTTTACTGTTGGCTATAAACCTGAGACCGATCGCTTTGCCGTATTTCATGCGCTATGTTCAGCACTTCAGTTTGATTCTGATCGCGTGCGTCAAGATGCGACGACCCTCAGCGATCTTGCTACGAGATCACCCAATGAAGTTAAAACTCTGTTGACCAATCTCGAATCTGGGATTCATCTTGAGCCTCTATCGGGACAACTACATACGATCGCTAACAAAGCAAATTTTAAATATAGTCGCTTGCTCGGTGTTGGATTATATGCTTTGCTCGAAATCGTTGATCCTGAAGCGATCGCCGATAATGCTAAACGTGAAGAAACCCTCAAGTTAGTCGGTGACATCTTGAAATTTGGTAGCGATCGCTTACTCAAAGATATCGATTTATATCGCTCTAACCTCGATAAAATTGAACAAGCACGTCAAATGATTGCCGATATGGTAGAAGCTGAGCGCAAAAAACGCTCCCAAAAAGAAACTGCCTCTAATGCTGAAACCACAAATGATGCTGCTGCGGATAGTCAGTAA
- a CDS encoding AMP-binding protein, with protein sequence MNLARLISEIAAKYTDKPAIIFEGTTWTYRDFDRQVQHYAVALTHLGIKKGDRVAVQLPKCIEVLFWHFAILSIGAIALPLNPDYRPEEIVYFLTDSSSSLFITTRHLYSKVQSAVQHLSDLQILFNEETTAPQAEEFTEYATGGDDIAMICYTSGTTGRSKGAAISHRNLIANTQALHQAWAWSDRDILLHVLPLFHVHGLNVATLGCLHAGATMIMFEKFEPRRVWETLVSKHCTIFMGVPTIYQRLINEWANLEPKPDLAQMRVFISGSAPLSDQQFYQFEKLTGFRILERYGMTETGMNASNLITPEHRQAKSVGFPLSGVEIRIVNADGHDVDVSQVGEVWIRGANVFQGYWQMPEKTAEAFVDGWFRTGDLGFQDANDNNRLYLVGRAKELIITGGFNVYPKEVENVLESHESVKESAIIGLPDQDFGEKVVAAIALKDGMNISPEILIEHCKGRLASYKCPKQIFFVTELPRNAMGKIQKNILAQQVL encoded by the coding sequence ATGAACTTAGCTCGGCTAATTTCTGAAATCGCTGCCAAATATACTGATAAACCTGCGATCATCTTTGAAGGCACAACTTGGACTTATCGAGATTTCGATCGCCAAGTGCAGCATTATGCAGTGGCGCTCACACACTTAGGCATCAAAAAAGGCGATCGCGTAGCAGTGCAGCTACCAAAATGTATCGAGGTTTTATTTTGGCACTTTGCCATTCTCTCTATCGGCGCGATCGCCCTACCCCTAAACCCTGACTATCGCCCCGAAGAAATAGTTTATTTTTTGACAGATTCGAGCAGTTCCCTATTTATAACGACTCGCCATCTCTACAGCAAAGTCCAATCCGCAGTTCAACATTTATCGGATTTACAAATTCTATTTAATGAGGAGACGACAGCACCACAAGCGGAAGAATTTACAGAATATGCCACAGGTGGCGATGACATCGCAATGATTTGCTATACCTCTGGCACTACAGGACGTTCTAAGGGTGCAGCAATTTCCCATCGCAATCTGATTGCCAATACACAAGCCCTACACCAAGCATGGGCATGGAGCGATCGCGATATCTTGCTCCATGTTCTGCCATTATTTCATGTACATGGTTTAAATGTGGCGACTCTAGGTTGTCTTCATGCAGGGGCAACGATGATCATGTTTGAGAAATTCGAGCCGCGCCGCGTATGGGAAACCTTAGTCTCAAAACATTGCACTATATTCATGGGTGTTCCCACCATCTATCAACGACTAATCAATGAATGGGCAAACCTAGAACCAAAACCAGATTTAGCGCAAATGCGCGTATTTATCTCTGGTTCCGCCCCCCTAAGCGATCAGCAATTCTATCAATTTGAAAAGCTCACTGGCTTTCGCATTCTCGAACGCTATGGCATGACCGAAACAGGTATGAATGCCTCTAACCTAATTACACCAGAACATCGTCAAGCTAAGAGTGTTGGCTTCCCATTATCAGGGGTGGAAATTCGCATTGTTAATGCCGATGGTCATGATGTGGATGTATCTCAAGTTGGCGAAGTTTGGATTCGTGGCGCAAATGTATTTCAAGGATATTGGCAAATGCCTGAAAAGACCGCCGAAGCCTTTGTGGATGGATGGTTTCGCACAGGTGATCTTGGTTTTCAAGATGCTAATGATAATAATCGTCTCTATTTAGTCGGTCGCGCCAAAGAGTTGATTATTACTGGTGGATTTAATGTTTATCCCAAAGAAGTCGAGAATGTTTTGGAAAGTCACGAGTCGGTTAAGGAATCAGCCATAATTGGACTACCCGATCAAGATTTTGGAGAAAAAGTTGTAGCAGCGATCGCGCTCAAAGATGGAATGAATATCTCTCCTGAAATATTAATCGAACATTGCAAAGGTCGTCTTGCCTCTTACAAATGTCCAAAGCAAATCTTTTTTGTCACTGAACTTCCCCGTAATGCTATGGGTAAAATCCAGAAAAATATCTTAGCTCAACAGGTTCTATAA